A genome region from Opitutales bacterium includes the following:
- a CDS encoding PAS domain S-box protein translates to MNLPHNAPEFEGGGPDQQRRLEILEATSRAAKIGVWEVDMDTSQIYWSPIVCELHEVPVDYEPGLEEGIDFYKEGYSRDMIADAISRCIADGTPWDLELQIVTASGRERWVRAIGQSERVDGKLIRLFGTFQDVDAQRHQRSLLEDSNARLQQTLTASTDFALMVTNLEGKITVFNAGSEALLGYAASEIVGRWHLNAFLDAKELALRLVELSEPDLVLDDVLFHLPNLNGSDSHEWGVATKEGEALTLRLTVTTIKSQDNRIIGYMVVAVDVTEKIKAQEAFLESEQRFRGAFKGSGLGTCIVGIDGRFIEVNEQCVRFFGYSEEALLTKTFQELTHPEDLEEDLRLLHETLDGKQNGYRLEKRYFHPDGHIIWARLNVSLVRGRDNEPLYFVSQVEDITETHRLSQELENVNERLRLATSVGRVGVYDWNVVEDILEWDDQMFELYGVSPDDFPKAV, encoded by the coding sequence ATGAACTTGCCTCATAACGCTCCCGAATTTGAAGGCGGTGGTCCGGACCAGCAGCGCCGTCTTGAGATTCTAGAGGCTACCAGTCGAGCGGCCAAGATAGGGGTGTGGGAGGTCGATATGGATACGAGCCAGATCTATTGGTCACCTATCGTCTGTGAGCTTCACGAGGTTCCTGTAGATTATGAGCCCGGCTTGGAGGAAGGGATTGATTTCTATAAGGAAGGGTATAGCCGTGATATGATAGCTGATGCTATTTCGCGTTGTATCGCCGATGGGACTCCCTGGGATCTAGAGCTTCAAATCGTGACCGCGAGCGGACGTGAACGCTGGGTGCGGGCTATCGGTCAATCTGAGCGCGTTGATGGAAAGCTGATCCGGCTTTTCGGGACCTTTCAGGATGTGGACGCTCAGCGACATCAACGATCGCTTTTGGAAGATTCAAATGCTCGGCTACAACAGACGCTCACAGCATCGACAGATTTTGCATTGATGGTCACCAATCTTGAGGGCAAGATAACTGTCTTCAATGCTGGTTCTGAAGCTCTTCTGGGTTACGCGGCCTCAGAGATAGTGGGCCGTTGGCATTTAAACGCGTTTCTGGATGCGAAAGAACTCGCTCTGCGCTTGGTTGAATTAAGTGAGCCTGACCTGGTTTTAGATGATGTGCTCTTCCATTTGCCGAATCTAAATGGATCCGATTCGCATGAGTGGGGTGTGGCTACGAAAGAAGGTGAAGCGCTTACCCTGAGGCTTACTGTCACGACGATCAAAAGCCAAGATAACCGTATAATCGGTTATATGGTAGTCGCCGTGGATGTGACTGAGAAAATAAAGGCGCAGGAGGCTTTTTTGGAGAGTGAGCAGCGTTTTCGTGGTGCTTTCAAGGGCAGTGGATTGGGGACATGTATCGTGGGTATAGACGGTAGATTTATTGAAGTAAATGAGCAGTGTGTTCGGTTCTTTGGTTATTCAGAAGAGGCATTGCTGACTAAGACATTTCAAGAGCTGACCCATCCTGAGGATCTAGAAGAGGATCTCCGCTTGTTGCATGAAACGCTTGATGGAAAGCAAAATGGCTATCGTTTGGAAAAGCGTTATTTCCATCCAGATGGGCACATTATTTGGGCTCGGCTCAATGTGTCCTTGGTTAGAGGTCGCGACAATGAGCCTCTTTATTTTGTCTCTCAGGTGGAGGATATTACCGAGACTCACCGTTTGTCCCAAGAGCTTGAGAACGTAAATGAACGGCTTCGGCTCGCCACATCTGTCGGACGCGTCGGAGTCTATGATTGGAATGTCGTTGAAGACATCCTTGAGTGGGACGATCAGATGTTTGAGCTCTATGGAGTTTCTCCCGATGATTTTCCGAAGGCAGTTTAG